A genomic segment from Plasmodium malariae genome assembly, contig: PmUG01_00_37, whole genome shotgun sequence encodes:
- the PmUG01_00062200 gene encoding Plasmodium exported protein, unknown function, which translates to MEHKIKSICFMKIGLLILLTWIYHFYNEESTFHILYGQKKYDIKLYLSNFRILRGCDEKNNSNIVEPEQQIHKDEENDGKAMSNNRRKNKQTNIQSKRNSLYEEFNKKYKMQKKLIYGKKKLSRFERKFFKQLDYLDFIIKKKPLLRNKAYRKLVCKTFGHKMFLLTLVLSLVLLASLGGTIGGFCGQTVDIKIDTPGSGVLKKLETHYVIPFLVFLGILIVILIIYLAFTYMKFRKHKRILKTKC; encoded by the exons atggaacataaaattaagtCCATCTGTTTTATGAAAATTGGGTTGCTTATCCTTTTAACTTggatatatcatttttacaatgaagag agcacatttcatatattgtatggacagaaaaaatatgatataaaattatatttaagtaattttaGAATATTAAGAGGAtgtgatgaaaaaaataattcaaatattgTAGAGCCAGAACAACAGATACATAAAGATGAAGAAAATGATGGAAAAGCTATGTCTAACAACAGaaggaaaaacaaacaaacaaacatacaatcaaaaagaaattcattatatgaagaattcaataaaaaatataaaatgcaaaaaaagttaatatatggaaagaaaaaattatctcgttttgaaagaaaatttttcaagCAACTTGATTACTtagattttattataaaaaaaaaaccgtTATTAAGAAATAAGGCATACCGAAAATTAGTATGTAAAACGTTTGGACACAAAATGTTTTTACTTACTTTAGTACTCTCGTTGGTATTATTAGCATCATTAGGAGGTACAATTGGTGGTTTTTGTGGTCAAACTGTGGATATTAAAATTGATACACCAGGTTCAggtgttttaaaaaaattagaaactCATTATGTTATACCATTTCTTGTATTTTTGGGAATATTAATTGTCAtattgataatatatttagcttttacttatatgaagtttagaaaacataaaagaattttGAAAACTAAATGTTAg